Proteins encoded in a region of the Bactrocera tryoni isolate S06 chromosome 4, CSIRO_BtryS06_freeze2, whole genome shotgun sequence genome:
- the LOC120773586 gene encoding putative uncharacterized protein DDB_G0290521 isoform X3 has product MFNKQTQQHQQQQLLNPFSTANGRVSPKPTFSKDEYGKPLAGSLTEMRGQKANMHVLREMLELCQIIDSEGYNVKDEPKMRVIPFGELFNIYNYISDKVVGILLRARKHKLLDFEGEMLFQRRDDDVPIFLLKPILEIRQELEAKIEEIKRGGSPAPQATSVLLDKSAHKQKLGSRSSTPSASPAPSKPPTPAQSKAPTPAQSKASTPEPADLAKLPVAPATTSEATAQPAVVNNTQAAPPAVTITAAPAVEVSQAAEESETIARLEGGQEAKTPANREELPARIDINAAETEINVNQYTTPELEPVIAEHAGVPTATSAAAANNPNAIENAELPTIVVETTGVHTRTLPTLQEGAAEAVPASTTAEASAADSATEAAAGNSEAHPEA; this is encoded by the exons ATGTTTAACAAACAAAcgcaacaacatcaacagcaacagctTTTGAATCCCTTCTCCACGGCCAATGGACGTGTGTCGCCAAAGCCGACTTTCTCCAAAGACGAATACGGCAA ACCCTTGGCAGGCAGTTTGACAGAAATGCGCGGACAGAAAGCGAACATGCATGTGCTCCGCGAAATGCTGGAGTTGTGTCAAATCATCGACTCAGAAGGCTACAATGTCAAGGACGAGCCGAAAATGCGTGTCATACCATTCGGTGAGCTCTTCAAT ATTTACAATTACATCTCCGATAAAGTCGTTGGCATTTTATTGCGCGCGCGTAAACATAAACTACTGGATTTTGAGGGTGAAATGTTGTTTCAACGCCGCGACGATGACGTACCCATTTTTTTACTCAAGCCGATTCTAGAAATACGTCAAGAGCTTGAAGCCAAAATAGAGGAAATAAAACGCGGCGGCAGCCCAGCGCCACAAGCCACGTCAGTGCTGCTAGATAAGAGCGCACACAAGCAGAAATTGGGCTCGCGCAGCTCCACGCCCTCCGCCTCGCCAGCACCGTCAAAACCGCCAACGCCAGCACAATCAAAGGCGCCCACGCCCGCACAGTCGAAGGCCTCAACGCCTGAGCCCGCCGATTTAGCAAAATTACCGGTAGCGCCCGCCACAACAAGCGAAGCAACCGCCCAGCCAGCAGTTGTTAATAATACACAAGCAGCACCACCGGCGGTTACCATCACTGCTGCACCAGCTGTGGAGGTGTCTCAGGCAGCAGAAGAAAGCGAAACCATTGCTAGATTAGAAGGCGGTCAGGAAGCAAAGACACCGGCAAATAGGGAAGAACTTCCAGCGCGTATCGATATTAATGCGGCCGAAACGGAGATTAATGTTAATCAATATACGACGCCCGAGTTGGAGCCAGTGATTGCCGAGCATGCGGGTGTGCCGACAGCTACTAGCGCGGCGGCTGCTAACAACCCGAATGCGATTGAAAATGCTGAACTGCCAACGATCGTCGttgaaacgactggcgtgcatACGCGTACGTTGCCAACGCTGCAGGAGGGTGCTGCAGAAGCAGTACCCGCGTCGACTACCGCGGAGGCAAGCGCCGCAGACAGCGCTACAGAAGCGGCGGCAGGAAACAGTGAGGCACATCCCGAGGCATAA
- the LOC120773586 gene encoding putative uncharacterized protein DDB_G0290521 isoform X1 translates to MADVSHELGALRFVVDSPLSSKVAMFNKQTQQHQQQQLLNPFSTANGRVSPKPTFSKDEYGKPLAGSLTEMRGQKANMHVLREMLELCQIIDSEGYNVKDEPKMRVIPFGELFNIYNYISDKVVGILLRARKHKLLDFEGEMLFQRRDDDVPIFLLKPILEIRQELEAKIEEIKRGGSPAPQATSVLLDKSAHKQKLGSRSSTPSASPAPSKPPTPAQSKAPTPAQSKASTPEPADLAKLPVAPATTSEATAQPAVVNNTQAAPPAVTITAAPAVEVSQAAEESETIARLEGGQEAKTPANREELPARIDINAAETEINVNQYTTPELEPVIAEHAGVPTATSAAAANNPNAIENAELPTIVVETTGVHTRTLPTLQEGAAEAVPASTTAEASAADSATEAAAGNSEAHPEA, encoded by the exons ATGGCAGATGTATCGCATGAATTGGGCGCACTGCGTTTTGTGGTG GACTCGCCGCTCTCCTCTAAGGTGGCAATGTTTAACAAACAAAcgcaacaacatcaacagcaacagctTTTGAATCCCTTCTCCACGGCCAATGGACGTGTGTCGCCAAAGCCGACTTTCTCCAAAGACGAATACGGCAA ACCCTTGGCAGGCAGTTTGACAGAAATGCGCGGACAGAAAGCGAACATGCATGTGCTCCGCGAAATGCTGGAGTTGTGTCAAATCATCGACTCAGAAGGCTACAATGTCAAGGACGAGCCGAAAATGCGTGTCATACCATTCGGTGAGCTCTTCAAT ATTTACAATTACATCTCCGATAAAGTCGTTGGCATTTTATTGCGCGCGCGTAAACATAAACTACTGGATTTTGAGGGTGAAATGTTGTTTCAACGCCGCGACGATGACGTACCCATTTTTTTACTCAAGCCGATTCTAGAAATACGTCAAGAGCTTGAAGCCAAAATAGAGGAAATAAAACGCGGCGGCAGCCCAGCGCCACAAGCCACGTCAGTGCTGCTAGATAAGAGCGCACACAAGCAGAAATTGGGCTCGCGCAGCTCCACGCCCTCCGCCTCGCCAGCACCGTCAAAACCGCCAACGCCAGCACAATCAAAGGCGCCCACGCCCGCACAGTCGAAGGCCTCAACGCCTGAGCCCGCCGATTTAGCAAAATTACCGGTAGCGCCCGCCACAACAAGCGAAGCAACCGCCCAGCCAGCAGTTGTTAATAATACACAAGCAGCACCACCGGCGGTTACCATCACTGCTGCACCAGCTGTGGAGGTGTCTCAGGCAGCAGAAGAAAGCGAAACCATTGCTAGATTAGAAGGCGGTCAGGAAGCAAAGACACCGGCAAATAGGGAAGAACTTCCAGCGCGTATCGATATTAATGCGGCCGAAACGGAGATTAATGTTAATCAATATACGACGCCCGAGTTGGAGCCAGTGATTGCCGAGCATGCGGGTGTGCCGACAGCTACTAGCGCGGCGGCTGCTAACAACCCGAATGCGATTGAAAATGCTGAACTGCCAACGATCGTCGttgaaacgactggcgtgcatACGCGTACGTTGCCAACGCTGCAGGAGGGTGCTGCAGAAGCAGTACCCGCGTCGACTACCGCGGAGGCAAGCGCCGCAGACAGCGCTACAGAAGCGGCGGCAGGAAACAGTGAGGCACATCCCGAGGCATAA
- the LOC120773586 gene encoding putative uncharacterized protein DDB_G0290521 isoform X2: protein MPAGVMSQDSPLSSKVAMFNKQTQQHQQQQLLNPFSTANGRVSPKPTFSKDEYGKPLAGSLTEMRGQKANMHVLREMLELCQIIDSEGYNVKDEPKMRVIPFGELFNIYNYISDKVVGILLRARKHKLLDFEGEMLFQRRDDDVPIFLLKPILEIRQELEAKIEEIKRGGSPAPQATSVLLDKSAHKQKLGSRSSTPSASPAPSKPPTPAQSKAPTPAQSKASTPEPADLAKLPVAPATTSEATAQPAVVNNTQAAPPAVTITAAPAVEVSQAAEESETIARLEGGQEAKTPANREELPARIDINAAETEINVNQYTTPELEPVIAEHAGVPTATSAAAANNPNAIENAELPTIVVETTGVHTRTLPTLQEGAAEAVPASTTAEASAADSATEAAAGNSEAHPEA, encoded by the exons ATGCCTGCCGGCGTCATGTCTCAA GACTCGCCGCTCTCCTCTAAGGTGGCAATGTTTAACAAACAAAcgcaacaacatcaacagcaacagctTTTGAATCCCTTCTCCACGGCCAATGGACGTGTGTCGCCAAAGCCGACTTTCTCCAAAGACGAATACGGCAA ACCCTTGGCAGGCAGTTTGACAGAAATGCGCGGACAGAAAGCGAACATGCATGTGCTCCGCGAAATGCTGGAGTTGTGTCAAATCATCGACTCAGAAGGCTACAATGTCAAGGACGAGCCGAAAATGCGTGTCATACCATTCGGTGAGCTCTTCAAT ATTTACAATTACATCTCCGATAAAGTCGTTGGCATTTTATTGCGCGCGCGTAAACATAAACTACTGGATTTTGAGGGTGAAATGTTGTTTCAACGCCGCGACGATGACGTACCCATTTTTTTACTCAAGCCGATTCTAGAAATACGTCAAGAGCTTGAAGCCAAAATAGAGGAAATAAAACGCGGCGGCAGCCCAGCGCCACAAGCCACGTCAGTGCTGCTAGATAAGAGCGCACACAAGCAGAAATTGGGCTCGCGCAGCTCCACGCCCTCCGCCTCGCCAGCACCGTCAAAACCGCCAACGCCAGCACAATCAAAGGCGCCCACGCCCGCACAGTCGAAGGCCTCAACGCCTGAGCCCGCCGATTTAGCAAAATTACCGGTAGCGCCCGCCACAACAAGCGAAGCAACCGCCCAGCCAGCAGTTGTTAATAATACACAAGCAGCACCACCGGCGGTTACCATCACTGCTGCACCAGCTGTGGAGGTGTCTCAGGCAGCAGAAGAAAGCGAAACCATTGCTAGATTAGAAGGCGGTCAGGAAGCAAAGACACCGGCAAATAGGGAAGAACTTCCAGCGCGTATCGATATTAATGCGGCCGAAACGGAGATTAATGTTAATCAATATACGACGCCCGAGTTGGAGCCAGTGATTGCCGAGCATGCGGGTGTGCCGACAGCTACTAGCGCGGCGGCTGCTAACAACCCGAATGCGATTGAAAATGCTGAACTGCCAACGATCGTCGttgaaacgactggcgtgcatACGCGTACGTTGCCAACGCTGCAGGAGGGTGCTGCAGAAGCAGTACCCGCGTCGACTACCGCGGAGGCAAGCGCCGCAGACAGCGCTACAGAAGCGGCGGCAGGAAACAGTGAGGCACATCCCGAGGCATAA